One Gossypium hirsutum isolate 1008001.06 chromosome A11, Gossypium_hirsutum_v2.1, whole genome shotgun sequence genomic window carries:
- the LOC121203520 gene encoding probable leucine-rich repeat receptor-like serine/threonine-protein kinase At3g14840 has translation METILLDQSLHGYWKQITKSLHFVRINCGGGEITVNGSTYEADNDQAGPSTFYQSTNWAFSSTGIFLDDSNSDDKYFLDNGQVSFNGSDEQLYKNARLAPSSLTYYAFCLANATYTVNLHFAEIQFTNDQNYSSLGRRIFDVYIQGKRVLKDFNIKEKTGMAGIPTVEPFNATVSDSTLEIRFQWAGKGTTSIPEKGIYGPLISAISIFDPKYKPGSGISAAIVVGIVAGVVFAALLILGILWWNGCLRRKNLKGIELQTTSFTLRQIKAATNDFHASNKIGEGGFGPVYKLSARSKKGNRELVTEIGMISALQHPYLVKLYGCCIEGNQLMLIYEYLENNSLARALFGPQESQSILDWPTRKKICIGIARGLAYLHEESRLKIVHRDIKASNVLLDKNLNPKISDFGLAKLDEEDNTHISTRIAGTYGYMAPEYALHGHLTEKADVYSFGIVALEIVSGRCNTRIRPKQEPFILLEWAHVLKENGNLLELVDTRIGSDCDKNEVMTMINVALLCTNPTASARPPMSSVVSILEGKAEVQEYCTDSMSSSSCQKNVETMKKLYRKLEDDDDADISQTKSMLGDAPWTTSSTSAADLYPVSLTSGYWQNRDSTN, from the exons ATGGAAACAATTTTACTGGATCAGTCCCTTCATGGATACTGGAAACAAATAACAAAAT CTTTGCACTTTGTCCGTATAAACTGTGGTGGGGGAGAAATAACTGTTAATGGCAGCACTTACGAAGCCGATAACGATCAAGCTGGGCCTTCGACATTTTACCAAAGTACCAACTGGGCATTTAGCAGCACCGGAATTTTTCTAGACGATAGCAACTCCGAcgataaatattttttagacaaTGGACAAGTTTCTTTCAATGGTAGTGATGAACAACTCTACAAAAATGCAAGGCTTGCGCCTAGCTCTTTGACTTACTATGCATTCTGTCTCGCCAATGCAACGTACACAGTAAATCTTCATTTCGCTGAGATTCAGTTCACTAATGATCAAAATTACAGCAGCTTGGGGAGGCGCATATTTGATGTTTACATTCAG GGGAAGCGGGTGCTGAAGGATTTcaatattaaagaaaaaacagGAATGGCAGGCATACCAACAGTAGAACCATTCAATGCAACTGTAAGCGATAGCACTTTAGAGATTCGTTTCCAATGGGCCGGAAAAGGGACAACTTCTATACCCGAGAAAGGCATTTACGGCCCTCTAATCTCAGCAATATCCATTTTTGATCCTA AATATAAACCTGGCAGTGGTATCTCAGCAGCTATAGTGGTCGGTATTGTGGCCGGAGTAGTGTTTGCTGCTTTACTGATTTTAGGCATCCTTTGGTGGAATGGCTGTTTAAGACGGAAGA ATCTAAAAGGTATAGAGTTGCAGACAACTTCCTTTACCTTAAGGCAAATTAAAGCTGCTACAAACGATTTTCATGCTTCTAATAAGATTGGAGAAGGTGGTTTTGGTCCCGTCTACAAG CTATCAGCTCGATCGAAGAAAGGAAACCGTGAGTTGGTGACTGAGATTGGCATGATTTCAGCTCTACAACACCCTTATCTTGTAAAGTTGTATGGATGTTGCATTGAAGGAAACCAACTGATGCTTATATACGAGTACCTGGAAAACAACAGCCTTGCTCGTGCATTATTTG ggCCACAAGAATCTCAGTCGATATTAGACTGGCCAACAAGGAAGAAGATCTGCATTGGTATAGCAAGAGGATTAGCTTACCTCCATGAAGAATCAAGGTTGAAGATTGTGCATAGAGACATCAAGGCCTCCAATGTGTTGCTTGATAAGAATCTTAACCCTAAAATATCCGACTTTGGTTTGGCTAAGCTTGATGAAGAAGATAATACCCACATTAGCACCCGAATTGCAGGAACTTA TGGCTATATGGCTCCTGAGTATGCATTGCATGGCCATTTGACAGAGAAAGCGGATGTTTATAGTTTTGGGATAGTGGCTCTTGAAATTGTTAGTGGGAGGTGCAACACTAGAATCCGCCCAAAGCAAGAACCTTTCATTCTCCTTGAATGG GCTCATGTATTGAAGGAGAATGGGAACTTGTTGGAATTAGTTGATACAAGGATCGGCTCAGATTGCGACAAAAACGAGGTGATGACAATGATAAATGTTGCTCTATTATGCACAAATCCCACAGCTTCAGCTAGACCTCCAATGTCTTCGGTGGTGAGCATACTTGAAGGCAAGGCCGAAGTTCAGGAGTACTGCACAGATTCAATGTCCTCTTCAAGCTGTCAAAAGAATGTTGAAACTATGAAAAAGTTGTATAGGAAacttgaagatgatgatgatgcagaTATTAGCCAGACTAAGAGTATGTTAGGTGATGCGCCATGGACCACTTCTTCAACATCTGCTGCTGATCTCTATCCAGTTAGTTTGACTTCTGGGTATTGGCAGAATAGAGATTCCACAAACTAG
- the LOC121210084 gene encoding probable leucine-rich repeat receptor-like serine/threonine-protein kinase At3g14840: MLFLRLVLGSIFIVCCLTTVTNGATLAKDEVEALKSIGKTLGKAGWDFGFDPCSQRHGWVDQSTRYYANNVVCDCSFNNNTICHVVQIDLTRNYLNGTIPPEWGSSTGLISISLLGNRLTGQIPAELANLRNLTSLILENNGLSGILPAELGNLSKIEQLYMEASGLIGPIPSVNVTLLNLTYIIISDLNGDETNFTQALIDASLPKLERLMSRSCNLIGEIPASFGTFTSIKILGIVPCLRSQTTCTAGFSHSVHINCGGEITKFNGINYNADNNQAGPSTFQQGSRNWAFGTTGVFLDGNHMDDVLAFDNRQVSISGDGAELYRNARLAVGDLGHFIRMKYEA, translated from the exons ATGTTGTTTCTTCGACTTGTTTTGGGGTCAATATTCATAGTTTGTTGCCTTACGACGGTTACAAATGGAGCTACACTTGCCAAAGATGAAG TGGAAGCTTTGAAAAGCATTGGTAAAACATTGGGGAAGGCAGGGTGGGACTTTGGTTTTGATCCATGCAGTCAACGCCATGGTTGGGTAGACCAATCTACACGCTATTATGCTAATAATGTTGTATGTGATTGCTCCTTCAACAATAATACTATTTGTCATGTCGTCCaaat TGACCTAACTCGAAACTATCTTAATGGCACCATTCCTCCGGAATGGGGTTCTTCTACGGGACTTATCAGCAT TTCTCTTCTTGGAAACCGATTAACTGGTCAAATCCCAGCAGAGTTAGCAAATCTCAGAAATCTTACCAGTTT AATCCTTGAGAACAATGGTCTTTCAGGAATTTTGCCTGCAGAACTGGGGAATCTATCCAAAATTGAGCAATT ATATATGGAGGCAAGTGGTTTGATTGGGCCAATTCCATCCGTTAATGTTACTTTACTTAACTTGACATACAT AATAATTAGTGACTTGAATGGAGATGAAACAAATTTTACACAAGCACTCATCGATGCCAGTTTGCCTAAATTGGAAAGACT GATGTCAAGGAGTTGCAATCTCATTGGAGAGATACCTGCTTCTTTTGGGACATTCACATCCATAAAGATATT AGGAATTGTTCCATGTTTGAGAAGCCAAACTACCTGCACAGCAGGAT TTTCGCACTCTGTTCATATAAACTGTGGAGGTGAAATAACAAAATTCAATGGCATCAATTATAATGCCGATAACAATCAAGCCGGGCCTTCGACATTTCAACAAGGTAGTAGGAACTGGGCATTTGGTACCACCGGAGTTTTCCTAGACGGAAACCATATGGACGACGTCTTAGCTTTTGACAATAGACAAGTTTCTATCAGTGGTGACGGTGCAGAACTCTACAGAAACGCAAGGCTTGCTGTTGGGGATTTGGGACACtttatccggatgaagtatgAAGCTTAG